Proteins from one Helicobacter ganmani genomic window:
- the tsaE gene encoding tRNA (adenosine(37)-N6)-threonylcarbamoyltransferase complex ATPase subunit type 1 TsaE, translating into MEWILSKKELPKLCEYLDLKNHRGIYLFSGDLASGKTTLIQAMVASLGSKAKVTSPTFLTALEYGNQIYHYDIYNKDLEKLFALGFLEEIEKEGWHFIEWGDENLAKILKQIGLPFWRIIIHIESKGRKYCIEESLCTH; encoded by the coding sequence ATGGAATGGATTTTAAGTAAAAAAGAGTTGCCTAAACTCTGCGAATATTTGGATTTGAAAAATCATCGTGGTATTTACTTGTTTAGTGGCGACTTAGCAAGCGGTAAAACAACATTGATTCAAGCAATGGTTGCCTCATTAGGAAGCAAGGCAAAGGTTACTTCGCCAACTTTCTTAACCGCATTAGAGTATGGCAATCAAATCTATCATTATGATATTTACAATAAGGATTTGGAGAAACTCTTTGCGCTAGGATTTTTAGAAGAAATTGAAAAGGAAGGTTGGCATTTTATTGAATGGGGAGATGAAAATTTAGCTAAAATTCTAAAACAAATTGGTTTGCCCTTTTGGAGAATTATCATTCATATTGAATCCAAAGGAAGAAAATATTGTATTGAGGAAAGTTTATGCACACATTAG
- the lptB gene encoding LPS export ABC transporter ATP-binding protein codes for MHTLEAMHLSKTIKKTNIIREISIRVQSGEVVGLLGPNGAGKTTTFYIICGLLRASSGKVCFDSQEITGLSLHKRAQLGIGYLPQESSVFKDLSVEENLLIAAEVCLSNENERNQRIEELLEDFSIEPIRNRKGVNLSGGERRRVEIARALVKKPKFILLDEPFAGVDPIAVLDIQNIIKKLVSLDIGVLITDHNVRETLGVCNRAYVINKGTLLASGNSNEIYKNELVRKHYLGENFQV; via the coding sequence ATGCACACATTAGAAGCAATGCACCTAAGCAAAACAATCAAAAAAACAAACATCATTAGAGAGATTTCTATACGCGTGCAAAGCGGTGAAGTCGTAGGGCTTTTAGGTCCAAATGGTGCGGGCAAAACCACGACTTTTTATATCATCTGCGGACTTTTAAGAGCAAGTAGTGGCAAAGTTTGCTTTGATAGTCAAGAAATCACAGGCTTAAGCCTTCATAAACGCGCACAACTCGGAATCGGCTATCTGCCACAAGAATCTAGCGTTTTTAAAGATTTAAGTGTAGAGGAAAATCTCTTGATTGCAGCAGAAGTGTGCTTAAGCAATGAAAATGAAAGAAACCAACGCATTGAAGAGCTTTTGGAAGATTTTAGTATTGAGCCGATTCGGAATCGCAAAGGCGTCAATTTAAGCGGAGGAGAAAGGAGGCGCGTAGAAATTGCGCGTGCTCTTGTCAAAAAGCCAAAATTTATTTTATTAGATGAACCTTTTGCAGGAGTTGATCCTATTGCTGTGTTAGATATTCAAAATATTATTAAAAAACTCGTTTCACTGGACATTGGGGTTCTCATCACTGACCACAATGTGCGTGAGACACTTGGTGTTTGTAATCGTGCGTATGTCATCAACAAAGGCACTTTGCTTGCAAGCGGAAATTCTAACGAAATTTACAAAAATGAACTTGTCCGCAAACATTATTTAGGCGAGAATTTCCAAGTATGA
- a CDS encoding RNA polymerase factor sigma-54: MKLRTQTQTTLKAKLSSTLKSWLPILQSGMSDLEDTLGEFSKENPYFSVQSNIAQDFSSQSSAQKKRQQEISRGVKGSSIENDAIEQFCIQEESLEVTLNGQIVPPLFPTRSSQEIAKQIIENLNEEGYFDGDCEQIAQACGKMLNAPISATEVEKVRKRFAYLDPPGIAALDLMESFCFQLDNLDVPSEVYTLTQEILQDLKNHTKHKNAPLYEKAMKIIQSFKNPPALDFFQKESAIIPDILVLEEKNNIQVQINEKYYPTIEIQTQNKEDKIKLKDEFIKTKIKEARDLVDALEMRKATLYKIGLMIVEYQYEFFKGGEIKPMKLKDLAEEFGHAPSTISRAISNKFLECSRGIFPLKNFFATAIDEETANTTIKDFVADLVKNESKQKPLSDNRILELIEEKFNIKMVRRTITKYRAQLNIASSSERKKLYKISAPSV; this comes from the coding sequence ATGAAACTACGCACCCAAACCCAAACCACACTCAAGGCAAAGCTCTCCTCTACACTCAAAAGTTGGCTTCCAATTCTACAAAGCGGAATGAGTGATTTAGAGGATACTTTAGGAGAATTCAGTAAAGAGAATCCCTATTTTAGCGTCCAATCCAACATTGCACAAGATTTCAGCTCTCAAAGCTCTGCTCAAAAAAAGCGACAACAAGAAATTTCAAGAGGCGTAAAAGGCTCTAGTATAGAGAATGATGCGATAGAACAATTTTGCATTCAAGAGGAATCTCTAGAAGTAACCTTAAATGGACAAATCGTGCCACCATTATTTCCCACTAGAAGCTCTCAAGAGATTGCTAAACAAATCATTGAAAACCTCAACGAAGAAGGCTATTTTGATGGAGATTGTGAGCAAATTGCACAGGCTTGTGGCAAGATGCTTAATGCCCCTATTAGCGCAACAGAGGTTGAAAAAGTGCGCAAACGTTTTGCATATCTTGACCCACCGGGCATTGCAGCACTTGATTTGATGGAATCCTTTTGTTTTCAGTTAGATAATTTAGATGTTCCAAGTGAAGTTTATACCCTAACGCAAGAGATTTTGCAGGATTTAAAAAACCATACAAAGCATAAAAATGCTCCACTCTACGAAAAAGCAATGAAAATAATTCAAAGTTTCAAAAATCCACCTGCACTTGATTTTTTCCAAAAAGAATCCGCAATCATTCCAGATATTTTAGTTTTGGAGGAAAAAAACAACATTCAAGTGCAAATTAATGAAAAATATTATCCAACCATTGAAATCCAAACACAAAATAAAGAAGACAAAATCAAGCTCAAAGATGAGTTTATCAAAACCAAAATTAAAGAGGCGCGCGACCTTGTAGATGCACTTGAAATGCGAAAGGCAACGCTGTACAAAATCGGACTAATGATTGTGGAATATCAATATGAGTTTTTTAAAGGTGGTGAAATCAAGCCAATGAAACTTAAAGACTTAGCTGAAGAATTTGGGCACGCGCCTAGCACGATTTCGCGTGCGATTTCCAATAAATTTTTGGAATGTTCTCGCGGAATCTTTCCACTCAAAAACTTCTTTGCCACTGCGATTGATGAAGAGACTGCCAATACAACGATTAAAGACTTTGTAGCAGATTTAGTCAAAAACGAAAGCAAGCAAAAACCACTAAGCGATAATAGAATCCTAGAACTCATTGAGGAAAAATTCAATATTAAAATGGTGCGTCGCACGATTACCAAATACCGAGCGCAACTCAATATTGCAAGCTCAAGCGAGCGGAAAAAACTCTACAAAATCTCTGCCCCCTCTGTTTAA
- a CDS encoding DUF1104 domain-containing protein produces MKTKTILSLALIGTLISGALAADYSKASNEELIKLSGKVAPKDYPDYRMEIHKRMQEMKVKDARVFRDRLRESHQNAYGNMTHKEYLEHHNALCEEVQRRLDTMSESQARESGLIGYGYSHHRGYRGEYGQAGNKNYRNCYNRGGYHHFW; encoded by the coding sequence ATGAAAACAAAAACTATCTTATCTCTTGCTTTGATTGGCACTTTGATTTCAGGCGCACTAGCGGCGGATTATTCCAAAGCAAGCAATGAAGAATTAATTAAGTTATCCGGAAAAGTTGCGCCAAAAGATTATCCTGATTATAGAATGGAGATTCATAAACGTATGCAAGAAATGAAAGTCAAAGATGCAAGAGTGTTTCGCGATAGATTGAGAGAATCCCACCAAAATGCGTATGGCAATATGACACACAAAGAATATTTAGAGCACCACAATGCTCTTTGTGAGGAAGTGCAAAGACGTTTAGACACAATGAGCGAATCTCAAGCAAGAGAAAGCGGATTAATAGGTTATGGATATAGTCATCATAGAGGCTATAGAGGCGAATATGGTCAAGCAGGCAACAAAAACTATCGCAACTGCTATAATAGAGGTGGATACCACCATTTTTGGTAA
- a CDS encoding thiamine-phosphate kinase: MGGFEYENRLMRDREKVFIHTLKQSGATFGIGDDGVSVGTYLIANDAFFEDIHFKRAWASLEDLVEKCFLVNLSDIYAMNAIPSFLLLTLSVPDNFKEVSKLAQIIGDCAKKYRIKIIGGDTLVGEKLHFSLTLLGQKRQRTLFRKGIKQGNILGYITPKGALNHAKMQSFGQNLKILKNSLRFCRDKKISKYSRFAKPLLYPKMLFELNNIAKAGMDISDGISLELSRLSQVNRLGFKILKQKGDWLYSPEEYQMLYAIERRNLKKMQKKAWKFRHQFVPFAVAIRGKYIAKKQNWHE, from the coding sequence TTGGGTGGATTTGAGTATGAAAATAGACTAATGCGTGATAGAGAAAAGGTTTTTATTCACACATTAAAACAAAGTGGGGCGACTTTTGGAATCGGAGATGATGGGGTGTCTGTTGGGACATATCTCATCGCAAATGACGCATTCTTTGAGGATATTCATTTTAAAAGAGCTTGGGCAAGTTTAGAGGATTTGGTAGAAAAATGTTTTTTAGTAAATCTGTCCGATATCTATGCGATGAATGCGATTCCAAGTTTTTTACTCTTAACGCTTAGTGTGCCTGATAATTTTAAAGAAGTTTCAAAGTTGGCGCAAATCATAGGGGATTGCGCAAAAAAATATCGTATTAAAATCATCGGTGGCGATACGCTTGTAGGCGAAAAATTGCACTTTTCTTTAACGCTTTTGGGTCAAAAAAGACAGAGAACTTTATTTAGAAAAGGAATCAAGCAAGGCAATATTTTGGGATATATCACCCCAAAAGGCGCGTTAAATCACGCTAAAATGCAATCCTTTGGGCAGAATCTTAAAATTTTAAAAAATTCCTTGCGATTCTGTCGCGATAAAAAAATCTCCAAATATTCACGCTTTGCTAAGCCGCTTTTATACCCTAAAATGTTGTTTGAGCTAAACAATATTGCAAAAGCGGGTATGGATATTTCCGATGGAATCTCGCTAGAATTGTCGCGTCTAAGTCAAGTGAATCGTTTGGGGTTTAAGATTTTAAAACAAAAGGGAGATTGGCTTTATTCTCCTGAAGAATATCAAATGCTTTATGCCATAGAGAGACGAAATCTCAAAAAAATGCAAAAAAAAGCTTGGAAGTTTCGCCATCAATTTGTGCCTTTTGCTGTTGCGATTCGTGGTAAATATATCGCCAAAAAGCAAAATTGGCACGAGTAG
- the nadC gene encoding carboxylating nicotinate-nucleotide diphosphorylase: protein MHKILLDDFLKEVLKEDIGRGDLYTRMRNNTQVEAYILAKEDGVLSGRMYIERLCELLNLKCEFIFDDGMVFKRGERIVSFEGNMSELLSAERTILNLLEHSSGIATLTHKYVQKLEGTSCMLLDTRKTRPLLRDFEKYSTRNGGAVNHRLGLDDCLMLKDTHLTRILSLKKFIDDIRCKTPIVSKIEVECENVLQAKEALEAEVDILMCDNMDIQMIHEVVKMRNEIAPSVLLEASGNITLRNIREYAQSGVDAVSVGAITHQAVWVDLSMKID, encoded by the coding sequence ATGCATAAAATATTGTTAGATGATTTTTTAAAAGAAGTTCTAAAAGAGGACATTGGGCGCGGTGATTTATACACTAGAATGCGAAACAATACACAAGTAGAAGCTTATATACTTGCCAAAGAAGATGGTGTGTTATCGGGAAGAATGTATATTGAGCGACTTTGCGAATTGTTAAATCTCAAATGTGAATTTATTTTTGATGACGGAATGGTTTTTAAAAGAGGTGAAAGGATTGTTTCTTTTGAGGGCAATATGAGCGAGTTGCTAAGTGCGGAGCGCACAATTTTGAATTTATTAGAGCATTCTAGTGGAATTGCAACATTAACACATAAATATGTGCAAAAGCTAGAAGGTACGAGTTGTATGCTGCTAGATACAAGGAAAACGCGCCCTTTGCTAAGGGATTTTGAGAAATATTCTACGCGTAATGGGGGGGCGGTGAATCATCGCTTGGGTTTAGATGATTGTTTAATGTTAAAAGATACACATTTGACACGCATTCTATCGCTAAAGAAATTCATTGATGATATTCGTTGCAAGACTCCAATTGTCTCTAAGATTGAGGTAGAATGTGAGAATGTTTTACAAGCCAAAGAGGCATTAGAAGCAGAAGTAGATATTTTAATGTGTGATAATATGGATATACAAATGATTCACGAAGTAGTCAAAATGCGTAACGAAATTGCTCCAAGTGTCTTGCTAGAAGCAAGCGGAAACATTACTTTAAGAAATATTAGAGAGTATGCTCAAAGTGGTGTAGATGCTGTATCTGTTGGCGCGATTACACATCAAGCAGTTTGGGTGGATTTGAGTATGAAAATAGACTAA
- the nadA gene encoding quinolinate synthase NadA, with protein MKMKQTIRKLLNELDALLVAHFYQRDEIVEIADLSGDSLELARKASQSEKSKIIFCGVGFMGQSVKILAPQKRVFMPKIACCSMARMIDGSYFDKSITLLKSYGIAEIFPVTYINSNAEVKAKVAELGGVVCTSSNAAKILDFALKQNKKIFFLPDRCLGQNLAIQNGLKSAVLGVDSMEKIKEAEIICYDGFCSVHQLFTPQDIEFFREKFPNILIVVHPECQPEVVKMADFVGSTSQIIKFVQSLEESQKVAVGTEFNLVHRLRKPKKGQEQNTFVLSSTKPECPTMNETTLKDVLQCLEAIKQGESYNEILLELEIANRAKKALDKMLQLS; from the coding sequence ATGAAAATGAAACAAACGATTAGAAAATTATTAAATGAATTGGACGCACTGCTAGTTGCACATTTTTACCAACGCGATGAGATTGTGGAGATTGCAGATTTAAGTGGCGATAGTTTGGAGCTAGCACGCAAAGCAAGTCAAAGTGAAAAATCAAAAATTATTTTTTGTGGAGTTGGCTTTATGGGGCAGAGCGTAAAGATTCTAGCCCCACAAAAACGTGTTTTTATGCCAAAAATTGCCTGTTGTTCTATGGCGAGAATGATAGATGGTAGTTATTTTGATAAGTCTATCACTCTTTTAAAAAGTTATGGAATCGCAGAGATTTTTCCTGTTACTTATATTAACTCTAATGCGGAGGTAAAAGCCAAAGTTGCAGAGTTAGGAGGTGTGGTTTGCACAAGTTCTAATGCAGCAAAGATTTTGGATTTTGCCCTAAAACAAAACAAAAAAATATTCTTTTTGCCTGATAGATGTTTAGGGCAGAATCTTGCAATTCAAAATGGACTTAAAAGTGCGGTTTTGGGCGTGGATTCTATGGAAAAAATCAAAGAAGCAGAAATCATTTGCTATGATGGATTTTGTTCTGTGCATCAGCTTTTTACGCCACAAGATATTGAGTTTTTTAGGGAGAAATTTCCAAACATTTTGATTGTTGTCCATCCAGAATGTCAGCCAGAGGTTGTTAAAATGGCGGATTTTGTTGGCTCTACAAGTCAAATTATAAAATTTGTGCAAAGCCTAGAAGAATCCCAAAAAGTAGCAGTTGGCACAGAATTTAATCTTGTCCATCGCCTAAGAAAACCCAAAAAAGGACAAGAACAAAACACATTCGTGTTAAGCTCTACAAAACCAGAATGTCCCACGATGAATGAAACCACTTTAAAAGATGTTTTACAATGCTTAGAAGCAATCAAGCAAGGCGAATCTTATAATGAGATTCTGTTAGAATTAGAAATTGCGAATCGTGCAAAAAAAGCATTAGATAAAATGCTACAATTATCTTAA
- a CDS encoding phosphatidylserine decarboxylase codes for MHYTNILSWCFEKFAHFEFPPKIQQWIHYTYIKIFQVNLEEFDTLANYPTLNALFTRSLVKMRKFDQTTFHLIAPCDSIVMEFGQCQEDYAMQIKGRNYHVSDFVKTKLGEDYCFVNFYLSPSDYHRFHAPLNLKVKHLEFIDGRLHSVCEKSLLRHKDVFIQNKRVVLECEDEFGEPFYFVAIGALNVGKIQINFAPEVVQFKTSQILEFKTPIMLKKGEEIGSFLMGSTIVLLSKNWQYDLRIKEKVYFGQCIAKHKTKNSKESKE; via the coding sequence TTGCATTATACAAATATTCTTTCTTGGTGTTTTGAAAAATTTGCGCATTTTGAATTTCCTCCAAAAATTCAGCAATGGATTCATTATACATATATCAAAATTTTTCAAGTGAATTTAGAGGAATTTGACACTTTGGCAAATTATCCTACACTTAATGCGCTTTTTACGCGTTCTCTTGTTAAAATGCGTAAGTTTGACCAAACTACCTTTCATCTGATTGCTCCTTGTGATTCTATTGTTATGGAGTTTGGTCAATGTCAAGAGGATTATGCAATGCAAATCAAAGGTAGAAATTATCATGTGAGTGATTTTGTCAAGACAAAGCTAGGAGAGGATTATTGTTTTGTCAATTTCTACCTTTCTCCAAGTGATTATCATAGATTCCACGCTCCTTTGAATCTAAAAGTCAAACATTTAGAATTTATTGATGGAAGATTGCATAGTGTTTGTGAAAAATCTCTTTTAAGACACAAAGATGTCTTTATCCAAAATAAACGCGTTGTGTTGGAATGTGAAGATGAGTTTGGAGAGCCATTTTATTTTGTTGCGATTGGTGCATTAAATGTAGGAAAAATTCAAATCAATTTCGCCCCAGAAGTCGTTCAATTTAAAACTTCTCAAATTTTGGAATTTAAGACGCCTATAATGCTGAAAAAAGGAGAGGAAATCGGAAGCTTTTTAATGGGTTCTACGATTGTTCTTTTGAGTAAAAATTGGCAATATGATTTAAGGATTAAAGAAAAAGTTTATTTTGGGCAATGTATTGCCAAGCACAAAACAAAAAATTCAAAAGAATCAAAGGAATGA
- a CDS encoding arginyltransferase, translated as MEVYELVQAPRPCSYLPNLEASFRYFYIKNCTVYLYCALLERGWRRFGNYFFVPTCKTCDACISIRQDCANFVFSKSHKRTLKAPLTLQVSRPRVSDEHLNLYDKYHQKMHEKKGWDYQGITLDAYYDTFVRGFLEFGYEFDYYVEDKLVGVAYVDILPAVISAVYCYYDHDFEHFSIGTYSILKQIEVAKRYNIKYLYPGYWIQNHHSMGYKERFKPFEILCNRPDLNENPLWVKE; from the coding sequence ATGGAAGTGTATGAGCTTGTTCAAGCCCCAAGACCTTGTAGTTATCTGCCCAACTTGGAGGCATCTTTTCGTTATTTTTATATCAAAAATTGCACAGTTTATCTTTATTGCGCATTATTAGAGCGAGGTTGGAGAAGATTTGGAAATTATTTTTTTGTGCCAACTTGTAAAACGTGTGATGCTTGCATTTCTATTCGTCAAGATTGCGCGAATTTCGTGTTTTCTAAATCACATAAGCGCACATTAAAAGCTCCGCTTACCCTGCAAGTTTCTCGTCCAAGAGTAAGCGATGAACATTTGAATCTTTATGACAAATATCATCAAAAAATGCACGAGAAAAAGGGTTGGGATTATCAAGGAATCACATTAGATGCGTATTATGATACCTTTGTGAGAGGATTCTTGGAATTTGGTTATGAATTTGACTATTATGTGGAAGATAAATTAGTGGGCGTGGCGTATGTGGATATTTTGCCCGCTGTAATTTCAGCAGTTTATTGTTATTATGACCACGATTTTGAGCATTTTTCTATCGGCACTTATTCCATTCTTAAACAGATAGAAGTTGCAAAAAGGTATAATATCAAATACCTTTATCCGGGCTATTGGATACAAAATCATCATTCTATGGGTTATAAAGAACGTTTTAAGCCCTTTGAGATTCTTTGTAATCGTCCAGATTTGAATGAAAATCCCCTTTGGGTTAAGGAGTAA
- a CDS encoding murein transglycosylase domain-containing protein has protein sequence MNRILCVFFGLLFAALLSFVFGGCLMSYRDLIYNPQILTEGISKEQVIKKAVNYALNPKQIESDIKNLQANFKKIVTTLTQNASKKWGENNTPTASQEVYVKYTDSYLSRAQVDFSKGIISVATLDTENPKASLKRAIVTTLLTPEDPEEVDLYSDKEITFNSKPYLADLVKDNEGKAVLYSWRANQYADYLIENKLQTTEITENGTKKKVYYVQFEMVEDYEVQSEHKYGEYVALFAKEYKLEQALIFAIIKTESSFNPYAVSHIPAYGLMQVVPASAGRDVYKMLNNRDGIPTKEMLFTPKTNIQYGSTYLNILFTRYIKGVKNSLSHEYCVIAAYNTGSGNVLSVFDKDRTKAVQKINSMTSAEVYRKLRTSLKYEEARNYLHKVTNAKKEFQIQQSHMQNAESPINSIASLSLK, from the coding sequence ATGAATAGGATTCTTTGTGTATTTTTTGGATTATTGTTTGCAGCCTTGCTTAGCTTCGTGTTTGGTGGCTGTTTAATGAGTTATAGGGATTTAATCTATAACCCACAGATTTTAACAGAGGGAATCTCTAAAGAGCAAGTGATAAAAAAAGCCGTCAATTACGCACTTAATCCAAAACAGATTGAAAGTGATATTAAAAATTTACAAGCAAATTTTAAAAAAATTGTTACAACTTTGACGCAAAATGCTTCTAAAAAATGGGGAGAAAATAACACTCCTACTGCTTCACAAGAAGTGTATGTAAAATATACAGATTCCTATCTCTCCCGTGCGCAAGTAGATTTTAGCAAAGGTATCATTTCTGTAGCAACTCTAGATACAGAGAATCCCAAAGCAAGCCTCAAAAGAGCCATTGTAACGACATTGCTAACGCCAGAAGACCCAGAGGAAGTAGATTTATACTCTGATAAGGAAATTACTTTTAACAGCAAGCCTTATTTGGCAGATTTGGTAAAAGACAATGAGGGCAAAGCAGTGCTTTATTCTTGGCGCGCGAATCAGTATGCAGATTATTTAATAGAAAACAAATTACAAACTACAGAAATTACAGAAAATGGCACAAAGAAAAAGGTTTATTATGTGCAGTTTGAAATGGTAGAGGATTACGAGGTTCAAAGTGAGCATAAATATGGCGAATATGTTGCACTTTTTGCTAAAGAATACAAGCTAGAGCAAGCATTGATTTTTGCAATTATCAAAACGGAATCTAGTTTCAATCCTTATGCGGTAAGTCATATTCCAGCTTATGGGCTAATGCAAGTTGTGCCAGCAAGCGCAGGGAGAGATGTTTATAAGATGTTAAATAACAGAGATGGGATTCCAACAAAGGAAATGCTCTTTACACCTAAGACAAACATTCAATACGGCTCTACTTATCTCAATATTTTATTTACTCGCTATATCAAAGGAGTGAAAAATTCTTTATCCCACGAATATTGTGTGATTGCTGCGTATAATACAGGAAGCGGCAATGTGCTAAGTGTTTTTGACAAAGACCGCACAAAAGCGGTGCAAAAAATTAATTCTATGACTTCTGCTGAAGTTTATCGCAAACTCCGCACCTCTTTGAAATATGAAGAAGCGAGGAATTATTTGCATAAAGTTACCAATGCTAAAAAAGAATTTCAAATACAACAAAGTCATATGCAAAATGCGGAATCTCCAATTAATTCCATAGCAAGTTTAAGTCTAAAATAA
- a CDS encoding murein transglycosylase domain-containing protein: protein MKKHFFSKDKPKKQANNFADYLLENNLKTTEIKEKKFKKQVYYVQFAMSVDYRTQNQHKYGEYVRFDYQLEEALVFAIVKTKSFNSYTLAYGLMQIVPTDVGKDVYKTLNNKDRIPTKEKLFTPKTNIQYGTTYSNILFTRYLTGIANSLSHEYCVIAAYNAGSGNALNVFDKNCTKVVQKINSTTSTEVYRKLRTSLYPKEVRSCLHTVMNSKKKFQTSGTLDGGLKNAQSDNINKVIQNIATLETMQKRVVSF from the coding sequence ATGAAAAAACATTTTTTTTCTAAGGATAAGCCAAAAAAACAAGCAAATAATTTTGCCGATTATTTGCTAGAAAACAATCTAAAAACTACCGAAATCAAAGAAAAAAAATTTAAAAAACAAGTCTATTATGTGCAGTTTGCTATGAGTGTGGATTACCGCACACAAAATCAGCATAAATATGGTGAGTATGTGAGATTTGATTATCAGCTAGAGGAGGCATTGGTTTTTGCAATCGTTAAGACAAAATCTTTTAATTCCTATACTTTAGCTTATGGACTAATGCAAATCGTGCCAACAGATGTGGGAAAAGATGTTTATAAAACATTAAATAATAAAGATAGGATTCCGACGAAAGAAAAGCTCTTTACACCTAAGACGAATATCCAATATGGCACGACTTACTCAAACATACTCTTTACACGTTATCTTACAGGGATTGCCAATTCCTTATCCCACGAATATTGTGTGATTGCTGCGTATAATGCAGGAAGTGGTAATGCGCTTAATGTGTTTGATAAGAATTGCACAAAAGTGGTGCAAAAAATTAATTCTACGACTTCTACTGAAGTTTATCGCAAACTCCGCACTTCTTTGTATCCCAAAGAGGTGCGTAGCTGTTTGCATACGGTAATGAATAGCAAAAAGAAATTCCAAACGAGTGGCACGCTTGATGGGGGACTTAAAAATGCGCAATCCGATAATATTAATAAGGTAATACAAAATATTGCTACATTAGAAACAATGCAAAAAAGAGTCGTGAGTTTTTAA
- a CDS encoding DJ-1 family glyoxalase III: protein MSIRVLIPLGKGFEEVEAVSVIDVLRRVGCEVILAAVDEESQKTLIAESQSGLKIGVNVKITEVLASSLDSIVLPGGWEGTQNLIKSKEVGALLADLHKRGRVIGAICAAPLALFKHDILTNQNFTCYPSIEENIANQNYIPHQAVVKDGNLITSRGPATALCFGFALAKELVGEAKTREVQSGMLAYEFNKNGVE from the coding sequence ATGAGTATAAGGGTTTTGATTCCACTTGGAAAGGGGTTTGAGGAGGTTGAGGCTGTTTCTGTGATTGATGTGTTAAGGCGTGTGGGTTGCGAAGTGATTTTAGCAGCAGTTGATGAGGAATCGCAAAAAACTTTGATAGCGGAATCCCAAAGCGGTTTAAAAATCGGTGTCAATGTAAAAATTACAGAAGTTTTGGCAAGCAGTCTTGATAGTATTGTGCTTCCTGGAGGCTGGGAGGGGACACAAAATCTTATCAAATCCAAAGAAGTTGGTGCGCTACTAGCAGATTTACACAAAAGAGGCAGAGTAATAGGAGCGATTTGTGCAGCTCCTTTGGCACTTTTTAAGCACGATATTTTAACTAATCAAAATTTTACTTGTTATCCTAGTATAGAGGAAAACATTGCAAATCAAAATTATATCCCTCATCAAGCTGTTGTCAAAGATGGGAATCTGATTACCTCAAGAGGTCCTGCTACTGCATTATGTTTTGGTTTTGCTTTGGCAAAAGAGTTGGTAGGAGAAGCAAAGACAAGAGAGGTGCAAAGTGGAATGTTAGCTTATGAATTCAACAAAAATGGGGTTGAATGA
- the efp gene encoding elongation factor P — MAYSMGDLKKGLKVELEGIPYRITEYQHVKPGKGAAFVRVKMKSFLDGRVLEKTFHAGDKCEEPNLQERSMQFLYHDGDYFQFMDNENYEQIGLSEEQVGEVAKWMIDGMAVSILFHNGKAITVNVPQTVELKITETPPNFKGDTTSAGKKPATLETGAVVQVPYHVLEGDVIRVNTEIGEYLDKVK; from the coding sequence ATGGCTTATTCAATGGGAGATTTGAAAAAAGGCTTAAAAGTTGAGTTAGAGGGGATTCCTTATAGAATCACAGAATATCAGCATGTAAAGCCCGGCAAGGGTGCAGCATTTGTGCGTGTGAAAATGAAATCTTTTTTAGACGGAAGAGTATTAGAAAAAACATTCCACGCGGGGGATAAATGCGAAGAACCGAATTTGCAAGAACGTTCTATGCAGTTTTTATATCACGATGGCGATTATTTTCAGTTTATGGACAACGAAAACTACGAGCAAATCGGTTTGAGTGAGGAGCAAGTAGGAGAGGTTGCAAAATGGATGATTGACGGAATGGCAGTTAGTATTTTGTTTCATAATGGTAAAGCAATTACTGTGAATGTGCCGCAAACTGTGGAATTAAAAATCACAGAGACACCTCCAAATTTCAAAGGCGATACGACAAGTGCAGGGAAAAAACCTGCCACGCTTGAAACTGGTGCGGTGGTGCAAGTTCCTTACCATGTATTAGAAGGAGATGTAATTCGTGTGAATACTGAAATAGGTGAGTATTTAGACAAAGTTAAATAG